The Malassezia restricta chromosome VI, complete sequence genome segment ATTCTCTGGCACTTTTGTCGCCTCTGGTGTGAGCTTCGTCGGCGATAGACGAGCATTCGATTCACTGTGCATAGATTCGGTGTGTAGTTCGCTCATCTGCGGGAAGACAGGCACAGACGGGAGCGGCTCACTAGCTGGGGCGGCCATCTCGGAAGGGAGCTCCCAGTCCAAATAGGGATCTTGTGCCACATTCGCATccgtgcgcgacggcggGAGGCGCATACCGGTGCCGGGGGGCCTGGATGTTGAAAAGATGTCTGTCGACATCGCACTGTGGGGGCTGTACATTCGTGCGTGTGGGACAGGACGGGTGTCGCCCGAGGAACCAGGCATGCCTGGCCCTGTGGAATGTTTGATGCCAAGACCGTGTGCATCAGAGAGCGGCGTGGAGATCGCGCTTCCATCCAAGCGCGTTGCAGGTGTCTGAGATGGATTCCTGGAGCTAGATTCGGGGGCAAAGCCAAGCCGGGGAGATTTTAAAAATCTGAATGATCGCATACTCTTCAATTTGGGCTTAGACTTTTTCATCTCGCCCCCGCTTTTCTGTGCATCCAATTTCTTAGACGAGCCAAGCACGTCGATGGAACGAGACCTCCGAAGAAACATGCTTGAGTCTCCGTCGAAGATTGACAGGTAGGCGGGGTCGAAAGCCGACGGCAAACGAAAGCGTCCTTTATGCACTCCCGCCGCAAAAGCTTATGTCATTTAACATAGACCTCCACAACTTTTCTGCCAGGGTCCTCCTTGGTTCCGTCGACGTTGACGTATGGTCGCTCAGGTACACACCAAACAGCACACACAGCGGCACAAGGCGAATCGTGACCGTCCACATGGAAAAGATGCGAAACTCATAGCCTCTATGGCTTCTGGCGAGAAATTGTCCCAACGAAAGCGCGTGTTTCGGCCAGTGCTTACTTCACCGTTTGCCGTGTCCTGGCCCCGTATACCCAAAGCCGACGGTGACACCGTCCTACACACACTCCTAGAGATACTCTGCGATGAAGATGGAAAAAGGCCACAAAAATCTGACCCTGCGTACGTTGTAGGTGTGAATGCAGTTTCGCGCCAACTCGAGTCTCACATTCATACTGTGCGGCAAAACATCCCCCTGGATCGCTCGTGCCTGCCTCGGTATTTATTCGTATGCGTGGCCGACATGGATCCACCCGTCCTCGTATCTCATTTGCCCATGCTGACCGGTGCCTACAATGCTATGTGTGCGGGAAAGCTTGCTAGCTCGAGCGACGAGACGGTTCCAACTCTGTGGCATCCATCGGAACGACAGGCTTTTTGCATACCCGCTGTAGTGCTGGTGCCTCTGCCACAAGGAGCCGAGTTTCTGCTGTCTACAGCATTGCGCGTGCGGCGTCTATCTGCGCTCATGACCACGACGGCCCTGCGTGGCGATCAGCAAGACCGCCTATGCACACGCATCAAACAGGTTTTGGGCCCAGACACGTGGCAGCATGGCTTCCGCGTGCCTTGGCTGGACCAAGCAGGGGGCCTGCTCCCTCCGCACATTAAGCACGTGGCATCCAGCGCACCCGTCACCAAGGGGAAAAAGAATGCCGCCCAAGGACGCAAGCCTCGCGAACACACTCCCAAGGTCTAGTCGGTCCACCAATGACATGCCACGTGGTGGGCCCTATCTCGCTTCGGAACAAAATGAACCTCCACACCGCCGAGACCCGTGCCGGGGCCTCACTCACTATGTCACAGCATGATTGGTTGCGCAGCCTTACCCCGTGTGCGCCGCATTCGAGATGACGGCGTCACCAGGGCCCTGTCTGCTCCGTCGTTCAACGGGACCGTGCCTATCGCGTTATGGGCCGTAAAAAGATCAATATCCAGCCTATCCAAAGCGATAGGAATCGCAAGACAACGTATATCAAGCGGAAGGCTGGTCTTTTCAAGAAAGCGCATGAACTAGCTGTACTCACCAATTCAGATGTGGCAGTGTTGGTCTTTGGTCCCAACGGAAAGCTGGCTGAATTCTGCTCCGGTGAGATTGAAGAGCTTCTACTCCGATATACGGAGCACCATGGCACCATAGAACGCCGTGGACGTGAACACTTTACTCGTATGGGTCATGAATCGCCTTGTCACGAACCTATTTCATCTCCACGAAATCTGACAAACCGTCGTAATACCAGTGTGCTGGCTACTATGCGGGGTCGAATCGACAGCTGGGATGCCCATCACAGCCAAAAGGCTCATCAGACGACCGCGAAAGTCGCGCGAGCTGCTTTCCAACCAGTTGCTTCTCACGCTACCCAGGACGACCTATCTTTAGAGAAGAGGGCATGTCCCATGACAACCGAACACGCATCCATGAATGAGTCCAAAGATTGGGCTGCAGACTTACAACGAAATGTGCTTACGAACATGTCAAGCCACCCCTCAGACGGCGCGCCGACAGATCGGCCGATGCCGGAACATGTGCCCTTATCACGACGGTGGCCACAATCTGTCGATCTGGGCCTGTTGCTTTCGCCTGCCGACTATCTGATGACAAATGCGGTCGGCAAAGATCGTTTTGCTCCCGATGCACAGGCTTCTGTGTCGCAGCACACCTATGCACAGAATACAACCCAGACGTCTGCTCCTCGTTTGCACATCACGCCCACGACGAATGACTCGCCTGGTAATACACCGGCTGTCTCTCTCTCTATGCCAGCTTCACCAATGTCGCCAATACACCTTGTGCAAAATGTAGGCGAGTCATTGCTTCCGAACCGGTCGTGCTCATGCCCTCATACGACCTCGCCCTTCGTGTCGTCGCTTGATCATGCCGCTATACCCATTCCCCACACCTTCGCTATGAAATTGCAGCCGCAGCCACGTCCATGTCCCCACTCTTTGTCACCTAGATCATCTTGTCCAGATGGTGCGCCCAGATCGCCTCGATCGGCCGACCCATCCGACTTGTCTTCTCCCCAATTCAAGATGCAAGAATTGCCCCCGCCGATGTCAACCGTGTCTCCTCTTACGACGAACTTGGAAAAGCCTGGTCTTGTTGCCCAGGCGTCTttgcatgcgccgcattcTATGACACCTGCACCGATCCTACTCTCCCCATCACCTTATCCATCTGTGCCCCATACCATGTGACGGGTCGCTCATGTGGAGGTCCATAGACTCACGCCCAACCAAACCACTCTTTGTTCTCCCGACCCCACACCTGCGCTTATCGGCACCGCAAGCATGCACGGTGTTTGGCGTTGGCTGTGCGCATGTGTGCTAGCATGGACCCTAGTCACACATGCAGCCATACCCGAGGTCAAAGTGACCCACTTTCCTAATATGGCCGCTCAGATCCAATACTTTGAAGATTCGTCCGTGGTTATATGGCACGATGCGGTGGATGGTATCGTGTACCGAAGTGCGGATGAAGGCAAGTCGTGGGCCCCAATTAAGGGGCCTGTACAGGGTGAGGCGCACCTTTTCGTGCTCCATCCCTACGACAAGACTCAAGCGTATATTCTGACGCGCAGCAATCAGCATTGGCGCACGTCGAACCGTGGCGAGACGTGGCAGTCATTCTCAACGCCTCATCCGCCTACGACCTTGAAAGCTATGCCTCTGGACTTTCATCCGACGCATCATGACTGGATCCTTTTCACGGGCCAGGCTTGCACGGTGAACTTGTTCCGCAAGGTGTGTCATGACGTGGCCTACTACACGACGGATGGATTTATCTCGGACGCTCATCCGCTACTAGATCGCGTTGAGCAATGCCACTGGGCCAAAATGACGCCGCAGGTCGCTGTACCTGAGGCGCTTACACAACGCGTCCTGTGCCTGGCATGGGACGTTTCTATGAGTCGTAAGCGGCGCGacacgacgcagctcaAGATGTTTGTGAGCGACGACTTGTTCCAGACGCGGCAGGCCGTGGTGTTGGAGGACCTGCCCAACCCACGTGGCTTTGTGAATATGGGCAGGTCGGATCAGTTTTTGATCGCGGCCGTGCAAAgtgacgatgacgagctgcgtctCTACGTGAGTCTTGACGCGGAAACGTGgacgcgtgcgcgcttCCCACATGTGGTTTTGTCTCACGAGAATGCGTACACGATTCTTGAGGGGCCCAAGTACCACCTCGCGGTGGACGTGTATGACCATGCGAGTCGTCTGGATGGCCTCTTTATCAGTGACAGCACTGGTACGAATTTCTCGCTGAGTATCGCGGATACGGTGCGAGGCGCGGATGGTATCATTGACTATGAGCACATGACGCATATGGAAGGCGTGGCGATCGTGAATGTCCATGCTACCGGCTCGCCGGCCCGTGTC includes the following:
- a CDS encoding transcription factor — translated: MGRKKINIQPIQSDRNRKTTYIKRKAGLFKKAHELAVLTNSDVAVLVFGPNGKLAEFCSGEIEELLLRYTEHHGTIERRGREHFTRMGHESPCHEPISSPRNLTNRRNTSVLATMRGRIDSWDAHHSQKAHQTTAKVARAAFQPVASHATQDDLSLEKRACPMTTEHASMNESKDWAADLQRNVLTNMSSHPSDGAPTDRPMPEHVPLSRRWPQSVDLGLLLSPADYLMTNAVGKDRFAPDAQASVSQHTYAQNTTQTSAPRLHITPTTNDSPGNTPAVSLSMPASPMSPIHLVQNVGESLLPNRSCSCPHTTSPFVSSLDHAAIPIPHTFAMKLQPQPRPCPHSLSPRSSCPDGAPRSPRSADPSDLSSPQFKMQELPPPMSTVSPLTTNLEKPGLVAQASLHAPHSMTPAPILLSPSPYPSVPHTM
- a CDS encoding ribonuclease P/MRP protein subunit POP3, encoding MVAQVHTKQHTQRHKANRDRPHGKDAKLIASMASGEKLSQRKRVFRPVLTSPFAVSWPRIPKADGDTVLHTLLEILCDEDGKRPQKSDPAYVVGVNAVSRQLESHIHTVRQNIPLDRSCLPRYLFVCVADMDPPVLVSHLPMLTGAYNAMCAGKLASSSDETVPTLWHPSERQAFCIPAVVLVPLPQGAEFLLSTALRVRRLSALMTTTALRGDQQDRLCTRIKQVLGPDTWQHGFRVPWLDQAGGLLPPHIKHVASSAPVTKGKKNAAQGRKPREHTPKV